From a single Sulfolobus sp. E5-1-F genomic region:
- a CDS encoding TatD family hydrolase, protein MYKYFDAHCHYSYLKKNYEGYLIAAVSMDYQSAIDTLSLKRENVLVGVGIHPWRVHEEDLTRVLPLISKADFVGEVGLDYRFSKAPKELQIKYFEEQIKAGEGKLINVHALDAWEDALNILVKYDVKRAIFHWYTGPSSLLKDIEGAGYFISINPSVTFQKKHQDVLRNADLRFILTESDGGYEYRGKLLEPSDIPNAISFMSSFLGIEEQKLIKSVSDNFYKAYGLNVVNS, encoded by the coding sequence ATGTACAAGTACTTTGATGCTCATTGTCATTATTCCTATTTGAAGAAAAACTATGAGGGTTATCTCATCGCGGCTGTCTCAATGGATTACCAATCCGCTATAGATACTCTCTCCTTAAAGAGAGAGAACGTATTAGTAGGAGTTGGTATTCATCCTTGGCGTGTCCACGAGGAGGATCTAACTAGAGTTTTACCTTTGATTAGCAAAGCGGATTTCGTTGGAGAAGTTGGTTTGGATTATAGGTTTTCCAAGGCTCCTAAAGAGTTACAGATTAAGTATTTTGAGGAGCAGATTAAGGCGGGGGAGGGTAAGTTGATAAACGTTCACGCTTTAGATGCTTGGGAAGACGCATTAAACATTTTAGTTAAATACGATGTGAAAAGGGCTATTTTTCACTGGTATACTGGGCCTAGTAGTTTGTTAAAGGATATTGAGGGTGCGGGGTATTTTATTTCAATAAATCCTTCCGTTACTTTTCAGAAGAAACATCAGGATGTGTTAAGGAACGCTGATTTGAGATTTATTTTAACTGAAAGTGATGGTGGTTATGAGTATAGGGGTAAGCTACTAGAGCCGAGTGACATACCCAACGCTATTTCATTTATGAGTAGTTTTCTAGGTATAGAGGAGCAGAAATTGATAAAAAGTGTAAGTGATAATTTTTATAAAGCCTATGGACTAAATGTGGTTAACAGTTAA
- a CDS encoding fibronectin type III domain-containing protein: MKYGNMKKWTPLILFLFSLLLLQGISLHASSPSFSVSASYLASLPYANSHAAVVFYQGSLYVIGGDSHSNQVWIYSNGTWNIGPSLPFNVISPSAVVYNNTIYVIGGYNNSGIIPYVLKLNGNSWVIVSEMPLPAYSPYVFVYNNAIYVIGGENTTSPSGLYFPPSNVVRVFYPNNDSWRVIGYMPVPTYGGGYIFNGTSLIIVSGYIGYSAYTNDILIYNPQNNNWTILNGVLPYWIHDTALAYYRGILFIVGGYIYTASSGGINNAILAYYNGNLQRVGYLPVPVYSAGYVQVGNMLYLAGGIGSSLSDVSALQLVTFNFPPLPPKITSYSAGNETVTLAWSPVRLATGYEIIYWNNMGFNNSINVGNVTSYTINGLKDGVTYYFEVLAYNSIGYSSPSSIVTLTPASVPNPPQLVSVKYGNDNVTLSWLAPTFSGGYPILGYYVIVKNGNSMVSSHFVNGTSVTIGNLIPNVTYNVFIYAVNKLGNSSPLVLTVIPITKASVFAFITKLGSGILVNWTTSFPANISLELYSTNGSLISQIVDVKGNNTYLFRVPQGNYTLVIIAVNSAGVSKYVYHVVYYLPPTAPQVSLVGFGNNLYISWNDEPNVITYLVYVNNSLVYEGPSNSVVTNISNGTYLVKVIGVNPAGSSSPGIAVIHYTGDYVTVVKMKVVNVTIVNKIVSAVSGNGNSLSLGQSIVIILLAVMILLSIAIITRNRSNGFDW, from the coding sequence ATGAAGTATGGTAATATGAAAAAATGGACGCCATTAATATTATTTCTATTTTCTCTATTATTATTACAAGGAATATCTCTACATGCCTCTTCACCATCATTTTCCGTGAGTGCAAGTTATTTAGCATCGTTACCTTATGCCAATTCTCATGCAGCAGTAGTATTCTATCAAGGTAGTTTATACGTTATTGGTGGGGATTCGCATTCAAATCAAGTTTGGATATATTCTAATGGTACATGGAATATTGGACCTAGTTTGCCTTTTAATGTTATTTCGCCTTCAGCAGTCGTCTATAATAATACAATTTATGTTATAGGTGGTTATAATAACTCTGGGATAATCCCTTATGTTCTTAAACTTAATGGTAATTCTTGGGTTATCGTAAGCGAAATGCCACTTCCAGCATATTCTCCTTACGTATTTGTCTATAATAATGCAATTTATGTTATTGGCGGAGAGAATACTACTAGCCCGTCTGGTCTTTATTTTCCACCTTCTAATGTAGTTAGAGTGTTCTATCCCAATAATGATAGTTGGAGGGTAATAGGTTACATGCCAGTTCCTACATATGGAGGTGGTTATATATTTAATGGAACTTCTTTAATAATAGTTAGTGGCTATATTGGGTATAGTGCCTATACTAATGATATTTTGATTTACAATCCTCAAAATAATAATTGGACTATTCTGAATGGTGTTCTTCCCTACTGGATTCACGATACTGCCTTAGCCTATTATAGGGGTATTTTGTTTATTGTAGGTGGTTATATTTATACTGCAAGTTCTGGTGGGATTAATAACGCGATCCTAGCCTATTATAATGGTAATTTGCAAAGAGTTGGATATCTTCCCGTCCCAGTATATTCTGCTGGATACGTACAAGTAGGAAATATGTTATATCTTGCCGGAGGCATTGGTAGTTCATTAAGTGATGTTTCTGCTTTACAGCTAGTTACGTTCAACTTTCCGCCTCTTCCTCCTAAGATAACATCTTATTCTGCTGGAAATGAGACAGTTACCTTAGCCTGGAGTCCAGTTAGGCTGGCTACCGGTTATGAGATAATATATTGGAATAACATGGGGTTCAATAATTCAATTAACGTTGGCAACGTTACTAGTTACACTATAAATGGATTGAAAGACGGTGTAACGTACTACTTTGAGGTTTTAGCCTATAATTCTATTGGCTATTCATCTCCATCAAGTATAGTCACGTTAACTCCTGCTTCAGTTCCTAATCCTCCCCAACTCGTTTCTGTGAAGTACGGTAACGATAATGTTACATTAAGTTGGTTAGCTCCAACTTTTTCTGGGGGCTATCCTATACTAGGTTATTATGTTATCGTTAAGAACGGGAATTCAATGGTTAGCTCACATTTTGTTAATGGTACTAGTGTTACAATAGGGAATTTGATTCCAAATGTGACTTATAACGTTTTTATTTATGCAGTTAATAAGCTTGGTAATAGCTCTCCCTTGGTGCTTACCGTTATTCCAATTACTAAGGCTAGTGTTTTCGCATTTATAACTAAGTTGGGAAGTGGTATTCTAGTCAATTGGACTACCTCATTTCCAGCTAATATAAGTTTGGAATTGTATAGTACTAATGGTAGTCTAATTTCTCAGATTGTGGACGTAAAGGGTAATAATACCTATTTGTTTAGGGTGCCTCAAGGTAATTATACGCTAGTGATAATAGCTGTAAACTCAGCTGGGGTTTCCAAATATGTTTACCATGTAGTTTATTATTTACCACCTACTGCTCCGCAAGTCTCGCTTGTGGGATTTGGAAATAATCTATATATTAGCTGGAATGATGAACCTAACGTAATTACGTATCTCGTTTATGTTAATAATAGCTTAGTTTATGAAGGACCAAGTAATAGCGTTGTAACTAATATTAGTAATGGGACTTACTTGGTAAAGGTGATCGGTGTAAATCCAGCTGGTTCCTCGTCCCCTGGTATTGCTGTAATTCATTATACTGGAGATTACGTTACTGTAGTTAAGATGAAAGTTGTTAATGTAACTATCGTCAATAAGATAGTTTCTGCAGTATCTGGTAATGGTAATAGTTTAAGTTTAGGTCAAAGTATTGTTATCATATTATTGGCTGTGATGATTTTGTTGAGTATTGCTATCATTACGAGAAATAGGAGTAATGGATTTGATTGGTAA
- a CDS encoding extracellular solute-binding protein, with protein MTLNKGLTRVQAVVIIVVVIIAVIAGMVGYYLSNHPSKSITTSSTTTSSSITTSSSLSSTTTSPSTTSTSSQGVTVFVAGAYLAILNYLAGQFQNATGIPVHVVGSGSFALASQIASQTPVPANVLIPVAYIQAVELTGSRNPGWAIAFLSDQMAIVYSNYTTKSPYWSQLYSNYTMAMETNDTKYWYNFFYLLTTKFSLGIANPNTDPEGLYAYLILQMAGYLYSNHNISYFVNLVKANPNVKVAPSTANYVAPLKAGTLDFTFSYVSYAVSQGLEYLKLPPWLSFGYYPNETNWYSQFAYNISVNGQTLTIHGNPVYLYITVPLNASNTQVAYQFISFILSHESELTKFNVIPIQPALLFNETSNIPQSIMNLLNSGELKYAGNFSEV; from the coding sequence ATGACGTTAAATAAAGGGTTAACTAGAGTTCAAGCTGTCGTAATAATAGTTGTTGTTATAATCGCTGTGATAGCGGGGATGGTGGGATATTATTTAAGTAATCATCCATCTAAATCCATAACTACTTCGTCAACTACTACATCTTCATCTATTACAACTAGTTCTTCTCTATCTAGTACTACCACATCTCCGTCAACTACTAGCACTTCATCTCAAGGTGTTACAGTCTTCGTAGCGGGAGCCTATCTTGCTATTCTTAACTACTTAGCTGGCCAATTTCAGAACGCTACTGGAATTCCAGTTCATGTAGTAGGTAGCGGATCATTCGCGTTAGCTTCGCAAATAGCTTCTCAGACTCCAGTACCCGCGAATGTTCTCATTCCAGTTGCCTATATTCAAGCTGTTGAGTTAACTGGCAGTAGGAATCCTGGTTGGGCTATAGCTTTTCTATCAGATCAGATGGCAATAGTTTACTCTAACTATACTACGAAATCTCCTTATTGGTCTCAGTTATATTCTAATTACACTATGGCTATGGAGACTAATGATACTAAATATTGGTATAATTTCTTCTACTTACTAACTACCAAGTTCAGTCTGGGAATTGCCAATCCTAACACTGACCCTGAAGGATTATATGCTTATTTGATACTTCAAATGGCTGGTTATTTATATTCTAATCATAATATAAGCTACTTTGTGAATCTCGTTAAAGCGAATCCAAATGTCAAAGTAGCACCTAGTACGGCTAACTATGTGGCGCCCTTAAAAGCCGGTACTTTAGACTTTACCTTCTCTTATGTGTCTTATGCAGTATCTCAAGGATTAGAGTATCTAAAGTTACCTCCCTGGCTAAGTTTTGGATATTATCCTAACGAGACAAATTGGTATAGCCAATTTGCGTATAATATAAGTGTGAATGGTCAAACGCTTACAATTCACGGAAATCCAGTTTACCTATATATTACTGTTCCATTAAACGCTTCGAATACACAAGTAGCATATCAGTTTATTAGCTTTATATTAAGTCACGAATCAGAACTTACTAAGTTTAATGTTATTCCTATACAACCAGCTTTATTGTTTAACGAAACCAGTAATATTCCACAGTCTATAATGAACTTATTAAACTCTGGTGAGTTAAAATATGCGGGCAACTTCTCTGAAGTTTAA
- a CDS encoding ABC transporter permease, with product MRATSLKFNSLQAISFFLSLLLALPTLYLLFYGYGPFLVKSVAFGSSLLSSISLTFFASAISIVIIILVFTPLAYYLSRHTNPIIETLVDVPASIPHPLVGIALIFIDSPTNPLGAFLYSHGIIFYYTYTGLLLALIIVSSPIYIRSMQNFFESLPRSYEIYAMSLGASEFRVFTSVVFPLSVRGIISAGLTSIARAISEFGSVVIVAPYVTGWLFNNAYVASVYIYNEYETYFNASISASATLLLFSLILIVASRIVNHFLYKT from the coding sequence ATGCGGGCAACTTCTCTGAAGTTTAATAGCTTACAAGCTATATCCTTTTTTCTTTCTCTCCTTTTAGCATTACCTACTCTCTATCTATTATTTTACGGCTATGGTCCGTTCTTAGTTAAATCAGTTGCGTTCGGTAGCTCTTTACTTTCCTCAATAAGTTTGACGTTTTTTGCTTCAGCCATTTCGATTGTGATAATTATTTTAGTCTTTACTCCCTTGGCATATTATTTATCAAGACATACGAATCCAATCATTGAAACTCTAGTTGATGTACCAGCATCTATTCCACATCCGTTAGTTGGTATTGCTTTAATTTTCATCGATAGTCCTACCAATCCTCTCGGTGCTTTCCTTTACTCGCATGGTATTATTTTTTACTACACTTATACTGGCTTATTGTTGGCTTTGATTATCGTTTCTAGTCCTATCTATATTCGTTCGATGCAGAATTTCTTCGAGTCTCTTCCAAGGTCTTATGAAATATATGCGATGAGCTTAGGTGCTTCTGAATTTAGGGTATTTACTTCCGTAGTTTTCCCTCTTTCAGTTAGGGGGATAATATCCGCTGGGCTAACTTCTATTGCTAGGGCTATAAGTGAATTTGGTTCTGTGGTGATAGTTGCACCTTACGTTACTGGGTGGTTGTTTAATAACGCATACGTGGCTTCAGTGTATATTTATAATGAGTACGAAACTTATTTTAACGCCTCAATAAGCGCCTCAGCTACTCTTCTACTTTTCTCTCTTATACTAATTGTTGCAAGCAGAATAGTTAACCATTTCTTATATAAGACATGA
- a CDS encoding SDR family NAD(P)-dependent oxidoreductase: protein MPEIAIVTGASKGIGRATARLLKENNYTVISISRSKSDVGDVIYEADVSDRSSVFKIVNEVLEKFDKIDVLVNNAGFGVYGSFLETDLNEEEYMIRTNLLAPLYFMKAVVPHMVSRRKGNIVNIVSEAAYISTPKLLVYSATKAGLASITNGLWAEMRKYNVKVSGVYPGPVRTNFTSHPSFKKSNGDPFAKYSVEPEAVAKAVLKAIRTGKREIYVPSRLKLDPYFLKFANLFQSFTYSIISRYFS, encoded by the coding sequence ATGCCCGAAATTGCTATTGTAACCGGAGCATCTAAAGGTATAGGGAGAGCTACAGCTAGGTTACTTAAGGAGAATAATTACACTGTTATTTCAATTTCTAGGAGTAAATCGGATGTTGGTGATGTAATTTATGAGGCTGATGTCAGTGATAGGAGTAGTGTATTTAAGATTGTAAATGAGGTTTTAGAGAAGTTTGATAAGATTGACGTCTTGGTTAATAATGCAGGTTTTGGAGTTTATGGCTCTTTTTTAGAGACTGATTTAAATGAAGAAGAGTATATGATTAGGACTAATCTTCTAGCTCCACTATACTTCATGAAAGCTGTGGTTCCCCATATGGTTTCTAGGAGGAAGGGAAATATCGTTAACATTGTTTCGGAAGCCGCTTATATATCTACGCCTAAGCTTTTAGTTTATTCAGCAACTAAAGCTGGTTTGGCTAGTATAACTAATGGCTTGTGGGCTGAGATGAGAAAGTATAATGTTAAGGTAAGTGGTGTTTATCCTGGCCCTGTTAGGACTAACTTCACTTCTCATCCTTCATTTAAGAAGAGTAATGGTGATCCTTTTGCTAAGTACAGTGTTGAGCCAGAAGCAGTTGCTAAAGCCGTTCTAAAAGCAATAAGGACTGGTAAGAGGGAGATTTATGTGCCTTCCAGACTGAAATTGGACCCCTATTTCCTTAAGTTTGCTAACCTCTTCCAGAGTTTCACTTATAGTATAATAAGTAGGTATTTTAGTTAA
- a CDS encoding serine/threonine protein kinase, protein MVKISYFIYPYYSKEVEEELRKAGFDYAFSFGQKSLGRLKVLGKGKTGIVVLVEPYKALKIRRTDAPKETLEIEAKMQIKAGEEVAPRVYDYGKNFILMEYIRGRNLTKNETRETIIDLLKRARILEEKFIEHKELRRPWENVMVTNSRTYIIDYDSATIKEKPRNVTKLLSNYLNRRDLAVKYSKSEITFEQLLSQLF, encoded by the coding sequence TTGGTTAAAATAAGCTATTTCATTTACCCTTATTATTCTAAAGAAGTCGAAGAAGAGCTAAGAAAGGCTGGATTTGATTACGCGTTCTCATTTGGTCAAAAGAGCTTGGGGAGGCTAAAAGTATTAGGAAAAGGAAAAACTGGAATAGTAGTATTAGTTGAACCATATAAAGCCCTAAAAATAAGGAGAACAGACGCTCCCAAAGAAACCTTAGAAATTGAAGCGAAAATGCAAATTAAAGCTGGAGAAGAAGTAGCACCAAGAGTTTATGATTACGGTAAGAATTTCATTTTAATGGAGTATATACGTGGGAGAAATTTAACTAAAAATGAGACAAGAGAAACAATAATTGATTTACTAAAAAGGGCTAGAATCTTGGAAGAGAAGTTCATAGAGCATAAAGAATTGAGAAGACCGTGGGAGAACGTAATGGTCACAAACAGCAGAACGTATATTATAGATTACGATTCAGCTACAATAAAAGAGAAGCCCAGAAATGTTACAAAACTACTTTCAAACTATCTAAATAGGCGTGACTTAGCAGTAAAGTATTCTAAATCCGAAATAACTTTTGAGCAGCTCTTATCTCAGTTGTTCTAA